The Pseudanabaena sp. ABRG5-3 genome includes the window AAGGAGCCATCGGGCTGACGGATCGCCTTAGCCACAAGGGGAGAAGCTGCCGTCATCACGATTTCGTCTTTAGTTAATAGTTCCCGCACCCTCTCATCGCGAATTTTGGCATAGATTGCCATCCGATCTTCAGGAGGATATTGGTCAATTTTGTTAAATACTAGCAAAATCGGTTTACTAGCCCCGCGCAGTTCCGAAAGCGCATCGTATTCAACTTTAGTAATATCTCCCGCAACGACAAATAAGATTAAATCTGCCTGTTGCGCGATCCGCTTGGCAAGTTCCGCACGACCTTCACCATCAACCTCATCAATTCCGGGGGTATCGATTAATTCAATCCGGGCCTCGCCACGTCCTTGAAATGAAGCCTTCAGAATTGTGCGATCGCCATTAGACTGCATCGCCTCGCGGGAAATCTGCCATTCCGCCGCTTGCCGACTCGTTGTCACCCCATGCAGGGGGCCAGTCTCAAAAACCTGTCCTCCCATCAGGGCATTTAGCACTGACGATTTACCACGACCGACCATCCCAAATACAGCTATTTGCAGGACTTGACGCTCTAGTTTGTCGAGCATTTGCTGAAGTTCTTCGAGTGGTTCCTCTAGCCCACGCCGTTCCCGTTCGGACAAGTCCAGATTAGCCACAATGTCGCGCAATGTCCGTTGAGCTTGGCGATAATTTAGCTCCTCAAAGATCTCGTCAAAGCTGAGAAAATTTTCATCTTGTGGCATAACGTCGCTAGG containing:
- a CDS encoding GTP-binding protein, encoding MPSDVMPQDENFLSFDEIFEELNYRQAQRTLRDIVANLDLSERERRGLEEPLEELQQMLDKLERQVLQIAVFGMVGRGKSSVLNALMGGQVFETGPLHGVTTSRQAAEWQISREAMQSNGDRTILKASFQGRGEARIELIDTPGIDEVDGEGRAELAKRIAQQADLILFVVAGDITKVEYDALSELRGASKPILLVFNKIDQYPPEDRMAIYAKIRDERVRELLTKDEIVMTAASPLVAKAIRQPDGSFEAELVNGKPQIEDLKLKILEVLDREGKSLIALNTMMFADMVQERVVQRKMFVRDRQANRIIWNCVITQAVAIAVNPITVVDVITSAIIDVSMIVALSKLYGINMSNRGAISLMQKIALGMGGIGASEFLATFGLSSLKSLLGIAAPVTGGLTMGGYVSVAIAQAGVAGFSTYALGLVTKEYLANGASWGADGPKAVVKRILETIDEDSILARIKDELRAKIDLRRLRKI